One Microbacterium marinum genomic window, TCATCATGGCCGCGGCCGAGTCGTCGTCATTGGTCGAGTCGGGGTCGCCGAAGGTGTAGCTGAAGACCGACTGGTCCCACTCGATCTGGCCGTCGACCGCCTTCGCGTACGGGTCCAGCAGGAGCTTGTTCGGGTTGAACCGCTGACCGTTCGCCGGGTCGTACGGGCCGTGGACGCGGTAGCCGTAGCGCTGCCCCGGCTGCACCGACGGGAGGTAGGCGTGCCAGACGAAGGCATCGACGTCGATCAGCTCGACGCGCGTCTCCTCACCGTTCTCGTCGAACAGGCAGAGCTCGACCTTCTCGGCGCCCTCGCTGAACAGGGCGAAGTTCGTCCCGTTCCCGTCGAAGGTGGCTCCCAGCGGATAGGCGGATCCGGGCCATACCTGCATGCGTTCTCCCCAGTTAGGTGGAAGGCCACACTATCCACGCTATGTGTCCGGGCTGGGGCCCTTGACACGACGTCCTCGCGAGGCAGGAGATCGACTCAGCGCAACGACAGCAGATCGTCGAGGTACTCCGCGAGAGCACGCGTCGCTCCGGACGCGCTCCATCGCACCTGCGGGACGCCCGCCGCGAGGGACAGGATTCCCGAGCGTTCACCTCGGTCGACCGCCGCGGGGTCCAGCTCCTCCCACCCGAGGTGGACGACCTCCCCCTCCGCGAAACCGCCCCGATGTGCTGCGGCGGCACGATCGGAGCGCGCACGCTGCGACTCGGCGGTGTACCCGCGCACCGCATCGTGACGCGCGCGCAGGATCTCCCCCGTCGCGAACACCCGGTCATCGCCGATCAGAAGCACCCCGACATGCCAGGCGTCCGTGACGGGCACGATGCGCGGCGCCCGACCCAGGCCGAGCAATCGACGGGATGCCGCCCAGTCGCCCAGCCGCTCGCGCGGCGATCCGGCCAGCCGCTCGCGTGCAGCGTTCAGGATCGCATCGGTCGTGGCATCCGTCATCGTCCCATTGTCGACCCGCACGAGCCGCACTGTCAGACGAAGATCGTTGCGCCCGCGCCCGCGCCCTCGGGCTGCGGCGGCTGCCCGCCGCGGATCTCGCGGTGAAGCCGCTCCATTCGGGCATCGAGCTCGGCGGCGGTGTCCGCGGCATCCTTCAGCCCCGCCAGGAGATCGGCCGGAACCTGGCGTTCGTACTTGTAGTAGATCTTGTGCTCGAGGCTGGCCCAGAAGTCCATCGCGATCGTCCGGAACTGCACCTCGACCGGCACGTCGACCCGACCGGTCGAGAGGAACACGGGCACCTCGACGATGACGTGCAGGCTCTTGTAGCCGTTCTCCTTCGGCACCGCGATGTAGTCCTTGACCTCGCGCACACGGATGTCGTCCTGCGCGGTGAGGAGGTCGAACAGCCGGTAGGCGTCGGTCACGAAGCTGCAGGTGATGCGGATGCCTGCGATGTCGGTGATGCCGGAGCGGATTGACTCGAAGTCGGGGTCGATGCCTTTGCGCTGGATCTTCTCCACGAGGCTGTCGGGAGTCTTCACCCGACTCGAGACGTGCTCGATCGGGTTGTAGTCGTGCATCTCGTGGAACTCCTCGCGGAGGATCGAGATCTTGGTCTCCACCTCCTGGAGCCCGAAGCGATACTCCATGAGGAAACGCTGGAACTCGTCGCGCATCGCCCGGAGGGATGCCGCCGACACGGTGATCTGCTGCTCGTCGAGCGGGGTGGGCATGGCTCCGACGGTACGGGGGCGGCCTACGAGGGTGCTGTGAGCTGCGGTGGCGCGGTCGTGGCGCGCGGAACGAGCGCCGTGGGCAGGCGCAAGTGGGTCTGCTCCGGCGTGCCGCCGCCCATCAATTCGAGGAGCAGAGTGACGGCCTCGGCGCCGAGACGCTGCATCGGCTGGCGCACGGTGGTGAGGGCCGGGGTCGCCTGCGACGCGTCGGGGACATCGTCGAAGCCGACCACGGAGAGGTCGCGAGGGACGGACAGCCCGTGTTCGTGCGCGACGCGGACGACGGTGAGGGCCGACACGTCGTTCGCGGCGAACACCGCCGTGGGGCGGTCGTGGCGACGGAGCAGCCGTGTCGCCGCTTCGCGGGAGATGTCCTGGTCGTAGCTCCCGACGCCCACCAGGGTGGTGTCGAACGGAATGCGGGCGTCGTCGAGTGCACGGCGATACCCGCCTTCCCGAAGCATCGACGACCGCAGGTCGGGGCGGCCGGCGACGAACCCGATGCGGCGGTGGCCGAGCGAGATCAGGTAGGCGACCGCGTGCCGCGCTCCGGCGAAGCTGTCGGACTCTACGGTGGGCAGATCGGCGGGACCGGTGTGGGGATCGATCGCGACCACCGGAACCTCGGCGGACACGTTGACGACCGTGGGAGTGACCATGATGACTCCGTCGACGAGCGTGCCGCTGAGGCGGCTCAGCGAGCGGCGTTCCCACCCTTCGCTGGACACCTGCCGCGACCCGCTGTAGGCGAGCAGGTCGAGCCGGGAGTCGCGGAGGGCGGCACCGACGCCCTTGAGGACTTCTGCCGAGAACGGCTCGAAGTCGGCGACGAGGACGCCGACGACGCCGGTCTGCCGCGCGCGCATGCTGCTGGCGACGAGGCTCGATTCATACCCGAGGTCGGCCACCGCCGTCAGGACCCGCTGAACGGTGTCGGGCGCCACACCGTACCGACCGTTGACGGCTTTGGACACCGTCGCCACGGACACGCCCGCCGCGGCGGCGACATCGTGGATCGTCGCACGGCGCTTCATGGACCGAAGCGTACCCCGATGGAAAACCTTTTCGAAAACGTTTGACGCCAGCGGCAACAATTCTCAGAATGGCGAAGTACCCGACATGCACCGTCGGGCCATCGGCACCTCGATGACCGAGCGTGCACTCAACGAAGAGAATGGTGATCACATGAGGACCAGACGGTTCGCAATGGGGGCCGCGGCCTTCGCCGCCGCAGCGCTCGTGATGAGCGGATGTGCCGCGGGGGGCGGCGACACGGGGAGCGACGGCAACGTCGAGATGACCCTGTGGCAGAACTCGACGACCGGCCCCGGCCAGCAGTTCTGGAAGGACGCCATCGCGGCATTCGAAGAGGAGAACGACGGCGTCACGATCAAGATGCAGTCCGTCCAGAACGAAGACA contains:
- a CDS encoding glutaminase; the encoded protein is MTDATTDAILNAARERLAGSPRERLGDWAASRRLLGLGRAPRIVPVTDAWHVGVLLIGDDRVFATGEILRARHDAVRGYTAESQRARSDRAAAAHRGGFAEGEVVHLGWEELDPAAVDRGERSGILSLAAGVPQVRWSASGATRALAEYLDDLLSLR
- a CDS encoding LacI family DNA-binding transcriptional regulator, with the translated sequence MKRRATIHDVAAAAGVSVATVSKAVNGRYGVAPDTVQRVLTAVADLGYESSLVASSMRARQTGVVGVLVADFEPFSAEVLKGVGAALRDSRLDLLAYSGSRQVSSEGWERRSLSRLSGTLVDGVIMVTPTVVNVSAEVPVVAIDPHTGPADLPTVESDSFAGARHAVAYLISLGHRRIGFVAGRPDLRSSMLREGGYRRALDDARIPFDTTLVGVGSYDQDISREAATRLLRRHDRPTAVFAANDVSALTVVRVAHEHGLSVPRDLSVVGFDDVPDASQATPALTTVRQPMQRLGAEAVTLLLELMGGGTPEQTHLRLPTALVPRATTAPPQLTAPS
- a CDS encoding GTP pyrophosphokinase, whose product is MPTPLDEQQITVSAASLRAMRDEFQRFLMEYRFGLQEVETKISILREEFHEMHDYNPIEHVSSRVKTPDSLVEKIQRKGIDPDFESIRSGITDIAGIRITCSFVTDAYRLFDLLTAQDDIRVREVKDYIAVPKENGYKSLHVIVEVPVFLSTGRVDVPVEVQFRTIAMDFWASLEHKIYYKYERQVPADLLAGLKDAADTAAELDARMERLHREIRGGQPPQPEGAGAGATIFV